A segment of the Falco naumanni isolate bFalNau1 chromosome W, bFalNau1.pat, whole genome shotgun sequence genome:
GGGTCTTGTGTGTCTTCCACATATTGAACTTGTTGCATGGCTGAAAGTGAGAGGATGCTGTCGGTAATACAGAAAGCTCTACTGTGAGCATAGACTGCATCTCTGAATGACTCCACAAATAGACCGTGCTGCCTCTTAATTGAACACTCCCACTCAAATAGTTTACttaaagagcaagagaaataaatgatagcatgtcttttgtttctcctgGTTGCTGAGGACTGTTGCCTCCTGTTGAggctccttttcctttgtgacCTGCAGCTCCTTTTGTACATCGGCAACTGTTGTGGTTGTAATTTGTTCTCTGCTTGTGTAATAAAGGTGAAGTCTGGAGAGCTGTACACAGTGCCTCCTGAACTAGTTGGACGTAATGTTGGACATAGGTGAAGAAACACAgcctgccttttaaaaacaaaagcaaaacctttggGATGCTTCCAGGTGCAAATCACATGCTCCGTCATTGCTTTGTTGCCACTAAGGGAGTCGCTTTTAAGTTCCTGAACAGTGGTAGATGGTCTTTTATGTCGTTTAAACAGCTATGTTTATTTGATCCCCACTTGAagctcaggaagaaaacaaatcactgTTTGGAAACTGTTTAGAAGAAAACTCATGTTCcagctttgtaaaaaaaaactCAGGAGTAAAGGAGCGACACTAGTAATTTAAATAACCGGCCACCCCCAGCACTAGCGGACCCAGAGTTAAATACTATTGCACCACTTTGATAATATGGAGCCCATGCAACCACTGCATGTCTCTTAGCGGCTGAGAACACACCGTCCAGTATTTTGCTGGCCAgtaagctgtttttctttatgtataaatattttggcAATAGAATGCAGGCactttcatgtgtgtgtgtatattaaaaaaaaataataaaaaataagtttgtcCTTTTTGACTGTGACCAGTTGGAACTGGCATGGTGTTTGTGACCACTCTGAGAAGTTCTTCCTCTGCTGTCCTTCACAGGAGGCTATGACTTGGCAAGTGCCTATGGAGCACTTTTTCTGATCCAGAACTTCCAGGAAGACCAGGCTGCCCAACTGCTGAGTTCAAAAGCTAGGGATACTCTCCGGCAATGGCACAAGAGGAAGACAACTAACAGAACAATACCTTCAGTTGATGATTTTCAGGTAGAGCTTAgggctgaagagaaaaaaaaacccaggggaTGATTGGCTTGTTGGAAATCTTCGTTTGAGTAGTATGATTTGTAATGATTTCCTTGGGTCCACGAGTGGTGTGAAGCAGTGCTGAGAATGTCTGgcaaattttcctctgtttcgAAGTCTTTGCACTTCATAACAGAGTGTGGTTATGATGGTATAAAGGAAACACTAAATAACAGAGCTTTCCCACTGTCCTTTGTATTTAAGTCGTGCAGAGCAAGGACAGACCAAATCGTATTTTTAGATTCAGCTTCTTTTGTAAcatgtttgaaaacatttttgttggcTGCCTGCCTTATGAGCTAAAACAAGTCTTAAACCATAAATACCTAGTTAAACATGCACATTGCATAAAAACCCCCGTGTAAACCATGCATATGGCCAGTTATACAGTGTTCCACCAGTGTGTTTGAGCCAACAGCCCATGAGGCTGAATGTCTTGTACCACAGACTCTTTTGAAGCATATTATATGGTGGCCCTTTGCAGGTCTCTTGCTGTAGcgtgcaaaaatgtattttcttgcacTCACCCTATAGCCGAATGTCATTTTGATTCAAGTATATTTATGCTAAGACAAGTATTTCAGTAAACTGGCTGATATGAGCTTAGTTTCACCAGCATGAGTTTGACAAGACTGTCTGATGCTGTGCATCAGTTAAATCCTCATTACTTGGATGATTGCAtcctttcctaatttttttaattacagagaATTGCCATgtttttgcatatatatatttgttccttcaaattgttttttttttccccttcttttggggggtttgggAAGGTGGGCACAGAATGACAGTCTTTGTGGGCACCAGGAAATGTGTTTAACTGTAAAGCTTAAAGTGTTTGCTGTATGGAAGGTTTCTCTGTACCCACTGCATCAGTTGCTTATTTAGCAGTGCCTGATGTTTATAAGAGTGCCCTGTGGAAGTCTGCATATTCATTAATGAGCTAACAGTAGCTTGGCTCTGTGTAGAAAGGAGAGGAACTATGAAGAACACACACCCatccctgcttttatttttatttttccttaaacatCCAGTGTTTCCAGggcctttgctttctcttgccaCATTGGCAAAGCTTCCCAAGCTCTATTCCCCCATAGTCACGAAAAGTCTTCAGTAATTGCTGGGATGGTGAGTGAGTTTTGGGCTTCTAGCCCTCCATTCCTTCAGTCGTGAATTCCACTCAGTTAAAGACTCACGAGAATTGCTTCAAACTTGCATTTGGAAGTCACGCCTCAAACAATGAATTAGTGgaaatccatttatttatttacactaatgaagaaaaaactgtAATACTGCATCAAAATGAAACTTAGTGGCTGCTGAATCACTGAGTAATAGTGTAGAATCACTGCTTAAGCCTTTACCATGATCATCACAATGTTTGTTTGTAGACTGCTTGGTTTTTTGTAAAGTCGTGTGGCTGCGTGTGGTGCATTATTCCCAAGGTGCTCCTTACTGCTCTGATGCTCTGTATGTTCGCAGTACTGGGTAAAGCGGAAGGCTCTGTGGCTGGGGAAGAGTGGCATGGACGTGTTACTGCACTCTCTGTTGCACCAGAATTTAAATGGCTGGGTTTGGCTGCTAAATTGATGGAACTACTGCgagaaatttcagaaaagtgaGTACCATGCTTATCTTTAATCTTCTAAAAGTAACCTTTTAACTGATATGGCTTAGGTATTTGACTTGCATGAAAGAGACCCAGAATTTTGCTTTAAGTAGTGTTCTGATTCGCTGAGGATTCCCTGTAATTAGAGAACAAGACTAAAAATGTTGTGTGGTGGTGTAAGATCTCAGGGTTTCTATGAAAGCTAACTTGCCAGAATGAGTAGGATGTAGCCTGAATTCCAATAGAGATACCGTATAAAAAAAGGTCCTTGTCTTGACAGCAAAAGTGTTTCATGGAATATCAACACTTTCCCATAAGGCCTCCAGCATGCTTGTTTAGTAATCGTGGGCCTTTTTGCAGTTCCTGCAGGCAGCCTTGGAACCAATTCTGTATGGCAGACAGTACCTTAGCTTACTTTCTATGTCATGCTTGGCTGCTTGTACCCACTGAAAATTTGAGCGTCAAATGAACACACAGGGAAATGTCCTGAACTCATGGCGGTAGGGCAACCCCATTCTAATTGGTAAAACTGGAAAAGAGTACATTTTGAAGAATCTGCCTTGTGAGGAGAAGGGCTGCCATGTGTTAGGCAACTAAACTTTGTGACCCATTCTGCCACTGCCCCTGCCACACACGTTGAAGGAGGCAGTCCCTAAGCCAATGCAGTAAAAAATGTGGACtgttaagttttttttaaattagcatcAGTTTCTGTAGGCGTAAGGGGTCCATTTTACATCTTTGAGTCACCGTGTCATGCCATTGTGGTTTTTCCATTGGCGAACTGCTGCTGTAATTACCTAAGGGGCTTCCTAGGTCAGGAGGTAGCAGATGGGAGCAGGTTGCTACCCTAGGTGAGTGTTGACATGTATCATCTGACCTAGAATTGAGACCCAGGGAACTCCAGTTCCCTTAAGCTGCAACCTTGGAGCTTTTCTAAGCAGTGGGATGAAATTCCTGTCATAAGCTCTAAGGCACCTTAAGAAGAAGGGGGCACAGTTTGAGTTTTCCTCCATGTAGGTGTCAGGGAGGTACAACTCTGAACTTAGTACTGGCTGCTACTAGGAGAAGCTTTCAAGTGATCTGAGTGTGGGTCTGGCTACCCAAAGCTGGACAGGGTTAGCAAATGGTGATGTAGAGTTTTGGTAGTAAACTTGACCAGCCTGTCTTAACGAGCAGGCATGTTCTTTGTTCGCAAGCACTGTTTAGTCCCGCCTAGGCTTCCTGAAAGTTTAAAGGGCCACGGTCACATCATCCCTTGGTCACACACAATGAATGGTTGCCTGtgcatatttgctttttaaggagCAGGCTATagttatattttctctgtttggctttgcatttgGGAAATAATGTAACAGTTACAGCTCAACTGAAGGAGCGCAATACCTGATGTGGCAGAGAAGGTGtgttttactaattttttgGTGTGCATCAGTTTGACCCCAAAATGACATTGTGTCAAAGCTTGTGGTCAGGTTCTGCTGTAGATGTTGACTTGGGATATGAATGACTCCAAGTGTGCTTTAGGAGAGCTCTGTTGGTATAGGTGTGCTGAGCAATTGTTCTGCTGTGTGCAACTGTTCTGGTTTGGCTTCCAGGTGTGagcatgcaaaagaaaactcgCAAATGTGGTCAGCCTTGTTGTAAAATCAGAAcggtttctgctgctgcctggataTCAGAGAGCCTCCTAAACGTTTCTGGCAGGCAAGAGTTGTGCTCCAGTGTTTCTGAGagtccacagctctgcagttccCTAGAGGGGCACTACCGGTAAGGTTGTAAGATCGCAGAGCTCTTTGCAAGTTACACTAACAAAGTTTCTTTGGGTATATATTTGGATACATGTGCCAGCTGAAAAGGtattgtttgctttcctgctcaGTAAGCACAGATCACTTGGGTAGTCATGGACACTTGTCATTTACTGAGGAAGTTTCCACCCGTTggatggaaaaggaaacagttcAGAGGCACTgtttagggtttggggtttttttgtttgttgtaaaACCTGGAGTTTTagcattttgttctgtattgtctgttaaaggaaaagtattttgaattaagaaatataAAGTGTTGAAGCAGctaagtggcagaaccaggcctcaTCCCTAGTgtagccctaatccaaggctggtttaaaactcAGTCCAGTTAGTCAGTGAGaggaacagagaaacaacagatgatcTATTTGTGTACACAAGTGCTCTCAGAAACGCAGGTGTTTTTGGAAAAATTTGTCTACGagaataggaattgcttgttcaaagactaagcgtgcttgaaggagtgtgtgagttaaagcaggcagaaagaagatcaagaTCTGAGGAGGAGCCTGGAACAGAGGAGATGAATCACTTGGGAcagtcaggtgatggatttgcagaactgacagTACCAAAGGAAACTCCTAAAAACTTCGgacattgactaatgatttgataagCGTACataagctgtgctgtatcccttagttctctgccactcactggGGTGGTGGCCCGGCTCTGAGTTGTGACTAAAGCAAGCCCAGTGGTACCTGCATCTGTGTGAATTTCTCCTGTAAAAACAGCAATCGCTGGGGCTTATCTGTAGGACCCCAccatccaccaccacccctgcacCTTGTGCCATGGGTTCCccgtgctgctgcttctctctcctgGTGAGGTGGGGGCACGGACAGAAGGAATGACCCAACTTTAAAGCTGTCAGATGCAAAGGATTTACCCGCTCGAGCCACGCGGGTGCCTTTTAGTACGGAGGCAACGGGTAATAGTGGCCAGGTTACGAGTGGGCAAAGGGCAGGGCAAAGTGAACCCTGCAGTCGCAGCGAGCAGTTCCCGTGGTCGGGTGGTGTGAACTGGGCCGAGATCCCGGCCAGTGCTCACTGTGcccagtgctcagcacagggttggtggagcgctgctgccatctggCTGTGATAAACACAGTCATGATTCATGTAAAAAATGGAGTGTAGTGTGATAGGTGTGGTTGTTGTACCCTTTGTAAATCTAACCTGTATCACAATTGTAATGAATGGGCGCGTGTGATTCTTCTTTGAGACAATGTAAAAGCTCCCCCTTCCCCCGAGGCAATCGCTGCTTAGAAAAACTCgccaaaggagacaaagaaagcACGCCAGGGAAAGCCGgccaaaggagacaaagacccTGAGATTCAAAAAAGCGCTCCAAAGAAGACCCAATAGGAGGAGGTGGTATACCCTAACGACCCAATGGAGAAAGAGCAGGACGAACATCTGGCGAgaagagattggtcaagatGCTGGTATAAAAGATcctgcttttaggactcaggtgtgcGTGTGGGGGAGCTAAAGGGAGCTCTCAGCGCAaccagcgctgtttttgcttattgtttctcaacctaaattgattgaacccaaaataaaattgttttaattgttatcgttTATAACAATTTGGTGACCTCGACGTGATCTCGCTGTGCTTTCCTGGACTGTGACTTTTCGAGGGGCGCCCCACAGATTGTTGCTCGCGAGTAGCAGTCTAGGTTGGTCTCCAGAGatcaacaaacaaaagagaaacaataaCCAAAAGGGATTTGAGCTCCAAGGGAAAAACTGCAGTATAAAGGACCCGTAATTCTGGAGCACGAAGATCCAAATGAAGACGACGGAGTCGTGAGTATAAGGGAAGCCGTTCGGTTGGGTGGGTATCGGTTACTTGTGTGTAAGAGTGTGGTTGAGATGGAACCTAATTGTGGAAATGGACTCTAGGTTCGGAGCCAGGATTTGAGTTCCGAAGCGAGTGTGGAGGTCTTCTAACCGTGGTTCCAAACTCCCGTGAGAGACTTGGCCGGTGAAGGATCGAAGCGGTTCCTATAGGATTTGTGGGTGGGATTTCGACTCCTATAGGGTATGTGGGTGGGTGAAGGGTTCAACCCCCTGCAGGATACTCTTACTGTTAACTAAGGGCGATAGGAAGACACTGTAAAAGTCCTAGGATTCGTGGGTGGGTGGTAGGTCCAAAACCCCCTGTAGACATTAGTATCGGCAACCAAGTGTGTAATACTCCTGGATATCATAGGTGGGTGCAGACCCCCTGCAAGACACTTGGTTGCTAAGGGCGATAAGAAGTGCTGCAAAATTCCTAAAAAATGGGCCAACAGGAGTCAAGATttgaagaggaaacaaaggaagaaaaggaatgctCAAAAATTATTCCCCTGGATAGTGCTTTAGGAATAATGCTCAGGCATTGGGGTCACTGGCCATCTCAAGAGggaaaaactaaaccaaaaatgGTCCATTACTGTATGTAAGTGTGGACGAGAGAGGAAATACAATTGATTATGTATATTGACCGATATTTGGATGTTTTGATGATTGGATGTGTAAGACATTGAATTTACATGTGAATAATAGAGAGCCCTTTAGTCAGGAAGAAAGTGAATATGCTGCACTGTGGAGAGGGTCGGAGACTGGAAGATTggtttcattatttcctttgagagaaaagaaagaaaggggggcATGGGGGAGAGAAACTAAAACAGCCACGTTGTTATGGGAGCCATTAGACAATTTATCCCCGCCTTATTTAAGGCAGGACGCAGAAGGCTGTCAGGAGAGGATACATCCCCCACTGCCTCCTGACCCCGTTCCGTTGGCTCCCCCACTGCCTCCTGACACTGTTCCTTCGACTTCCCTACTCTCTCCTCCTTCTAGTCACACAAGGagtaaaacagaacaaaaagagagagatgaaatttatgaaaaagaagGAGCAGTGGTTCTGGCTCCCCTCCGAGAGGTACCGATGGGAGGAGATAAAGGAGAAATTGGATTTGTATCAGTACCTTTGAATACAGGAGATGTGAGATTCTTTAAAAGAGAGATGGGTCGTCTGTTAGATGATCTTTTGGGAGTCTCTGAACGATTAGACCAGTTCCTAGGTCCTAATACCTATACCTGGGAAGAAATACAATCTATCTTAGGAATATTATTTACAGCCGAAGAAAGATCTATGATTAGACAGGCAGGAATACAGATATGGGAAAGAAGGCATCAACAAGGCCctcctggagaacagaaatggCCTAACCAGAACCCAAACTGGAGTAACCAAAATGCCCATGATAGACAAAATATGTCAGATTTGAGAGAGTTGATTATCCAAGGAATCAAGGAGGCAGTCACAAGGGGACAGAATATTAATAAGGTTTATAGTGAATTACAGGAAAAGAATGAGTCCCCTGTGTATTGGTtagagaaactgaagaaaaatttacaaatgtatttggGGCTAGACCCAGCCTCTCCAGTTGGagaagcatttctaaaaatccAATTTGTGGCTGGATCATGGGAGGATATaagaaagaagctggaaaagTTGGACAGTTGGCAAGAGTGAGGATTACAAGAATTGTTGAAGGAAGCTCAGAAAGTGTATGTATGGAGGgatgaggaaaaacaaagaggGAAAGCAAGAATGTTTGTAGCAGCAGTCAGGGAAACTCAACAAAAGGAACAGCCAAAAATCGTTTCAAAGATTCCCAGATCAGAAGGTGAAAAAAGACAGTTGGTGATTCCAGAAAAGAGGAATAAGGATTTCCTGGGGAAAATGCCTGAATGTTGTTATTGTGGGCAGAGGGGACATTTCAAAAAGGACTGTCGGAGACGAATGAAGGACAAACAGATGTTTAATGAAGATGAATAAGGGTGTCAGGGGCTCTACATTCTGGGGACAAAAATAACATCTGAGCCCTTGATTAATTTAAAGATTGGTCCCCAAGAGGAGAAAGTAATGTTTTTAGTTGATACAGGAGCTGAACAATCTACAGTTCGGCACATCCCTTTGGGATGTCAAGCAAGTAGAGATACAGCTTTAGTAGTAGGAGCAAAAGGGGAACCTTTCAGGGTTcctattattaaaaatgtaaagattgATTCTAAACCCAAAATTTTTGTAGGAGATTTTTTATTGGTAGaagttgaaaataatttattaggATGAGATTTGATTATACAATTAGGAATGAAACTGGaagtaaaaaaag
Coding sequences within it:
- the LOC121080543 gene encoding ras and Rab interactor 2-like, encoding MVELLDPSLLHGEGGYDLASAYGALFLIQNFQEDQAAQLLSSKARDTLRQWHKRKTTNRTIPSVDDFQVELRAEEKKKPRG